One Zeugodacus cucurbitae isolate PBARC_wt_2022May chromosome 3, idZeuCucr1.2, whole genome shotgun sequence genomic region harbors:
- the LOC105217522 gene encoding protein O-mannosyl-transferase TMTC2: MSAKPKLWERWLYKSSMDYTSLGCCTLAFVLYLNTLNAGFVYDDRRAILANTDVSGHTPWQSVFQHDYWGTPLTDAGSHGSYRPLCVLSFRFNFLLGGYTPWGFHLINNLMHCLATGLVVKLARYFLNSVWGVLATGAIFAAHPIHTEAVAGIVGRADLAACIFYLLTYLMYMRHIVWRERGEVRQWWALILTVVLSLVALLFKETAITALLVCAIFDGLRGLCGFRDKHRMRTLCVLAVSLMCIVYWRLLVLPRPQTAFSTADNPIAKMPSLWSRLLTFLYLPVFNFGLLVSPRVLSFDWGMDAIPRITSLRDERNLLSFAFYGTLATLAFRSFKYLWRRRSERMAKEQRHAQQQQQQLRKSRPKKKYRMPDITAAALESNTTYSLLDATTLSRAPYSSSAATKPTSLQSLLQPEALPSATHLSCTCHDCKQELSSAHHTATCRALNNNNNNNMQWLHANAFSDCCCHQLFQSSSGTPHLLAVALRKALMAVVPRASRSSSRCSSSTTASNNSSGSNTSSSSNCSSAHTADEQQRASPILLTPRAAQHTNNACILLMALSFLTLPFIPATNLFFYVGFVVAERLLYLPSVGYCLLAGYGIGKLMERVRSPAARKRKVALILGLSLLLSVLGARTVQRNYDWYDEESLFRSAVQVNPPKALGNLGSVLSSQGRYEEAQDALIEAIKHRPNMADVHFNLGILYQNQQNHKAAVECFRKAIQFRPNLAVAFLNLGASLIALGRCREAAQILKEGTQLNGAGVRDRPAHDNARISAYLQLGALYAEQGKLQRALAVYREALHALPSTYYQRDVLYNRIGDVFGRLQQWNEAERYHYAALQLQPNQVAAHLSYGITLARNSSRAAEAEVWFKRALQLAPQQSSAHHYYAEFLTSQTRSEEALFYRIRAAELAPDDYALVVAAATALRLSERKAEAESWYRKAVAMRPNDAHAHTNLGAILHLLGRTKHAAHSYQEALRLQPGDPTTLGNLAKLGVIEPK, translated from the exons ACGCGCCATACTGGCCAACACCGATGTCTCCGGCCATACGCCTTGGCAAAGCGTCTTCCAGCATGACTACTGGGGCACACCGCTCACCGATGCCGGCTCGCATGGCTCCTATCGCCCACTGTGCGTGCTCAGTTTTCGTTTCAACTTCCTGCTGGGCGGCTATACACCGTGGGGCTTTCATCTCATCAATAATCTGATGCACTGTTTGGCCACCGGTTTGGTAGTGAAGCTGGCGCGTTATTTCCTAAACTCCGTTTGGGGTGTGCTGGCGACGGGCGCCATCTTTGCGGCGCATCCCATACACACGGAGGCTGTGGCGGGTATTGTGGGACGCGCCGATCTGGCGGCCTGCATCTTCTACCTGCTGACGTATCTAATGTATATGCGGCATATAGTGTGGCGTGAGCGTGGTGAGGTGCGTCAGTGGTGGGCGCTAATACTGACGGTGGTGTTGTCACTTGTAGCTTTACTCTTCAAAGAGACGGCGATAACGGCGTTACTGGTGTGCGCCATATTCGATGGCTTACGCGGACTGTGCGGCTTTCGCGACAAG CATCGCATGCGCACGCTCTGCGTGTTGGCCGTATCGCTGATGTGCATCGTCTACTGGCGTCTTCTCGTGCTTCCGCGTCCACAAACCGCCTTCTCAACCGCAGACAATCCAATCGCGAAAATGCCTTCTTTGTGGTCGCGCTTACTGACCTTCCTCTACCTGCCGGTCTTCAATTTCGGTCTACTCGTGAGTCCGCGTGTGCTCAGCTTCGATTGGGGCATGGACGCCATACCGCGCATAACCTCACTACGTGACGAACGCAATCTACTCAGCTTTGCTTTCTACGGCACGCTGGCCACATTGGCTTTCAGaagctttaaatatttgtggCGGCGCCGCTCGGAGCGCATGGCAAAAGAGCAGCGCcatgcacaacaacagcaacagcaattgcGTAAATCACGTCCGAAGAAGAAGTATCGCATGCCGGACATAACGGCCGCTGCATTGGAATCAAATACGACCTACAGCTTACTGGATGCAACAACATTAAGCCGCGCGCCTTACAGCAGTAGCGCAGCAACCAAGCCAACGTCATTGCAATCGCTGTTGCAACCGGAGGCATTGCCGAGCGCCACACACCTGTCGTGCACTTGCCACGATTGCAAGCAGGAGCTTAGCTCGGCGCATCATACCGCTACGTGTCGTGCccttaacaataataacaataacaatatgcaGTGGCTGCATGCGAACGCGTTCAGCGATTGTTGCTGCCATCAGCTATTTCAGTCTTCCAGTGGCACACCACACCTGCTGGCGGTGGCTCTGCGCAAAGCGCTCATGGCGGTGGTGCCGCGCGCCTCACGCAGCAGCAGTCGTTGCAGCAGTAGCACGACGGCCAGCAACAATAGCTCCGGCAGCAATACCTCCAGCAGTAGCAACTGTAGCAGCGCGCATACAGCGGACGAACAACAACGCGCGTCACCTATTTTGCTGACGCCACGCGCCGCGCAACATACCAACAATGCGTGCATACTGCTGATGGCATTGTCATTCCTAACGCTGCCCTTCATACCAGCTACGAATTTATTCTTCTACGTCGGTTTCGTGGTGGCCGAACGCTTGCTATACTTGCCCAGCGTTGGCTATTGCCTGCTGGCTGGCTATGGCATCGGCAAGCTGATGGAGCGTGTGCGTTCGCCAGCAGCGCGCAAGCGAAAAGTAGCGCTCATACTGGGTCTCAGCCTGCTGTTGAGCGTGCTTGGCGCTCGTACGGTGCAGCGCAACTACGATTGGTACGACGAGGAGAGTCTCTTTCGTAGCGCGGTGCAAGTGAATCCACCAAAAG CTCTCGGCAACTTAGGAAGTGTACTTAGCTCTCAAGGACGTTATGAGGAGGCGCAAGACGCGCTAATTGAGGCAATTAAGCATAGACCAAACATGGCGGATGTGCATTTCAATTT gggaattttatatcaaaatcagcaaaatcataAGGCTGCAGTGGAGTGCTTTCGAAAAGCGATACAGTTTCGACCAAATTTAGCAg TGGCATTCCTAAATTTGGGCGCATCCCTCATAGCATTGGGTCGTTGTCGCGAGGCGGCACAAATCCTCAAGGAGGGCACACAGCTGAACGGGGCCGGTGTACGTGATCGTCCCGCACATGACAATGCACGCATCTCGGCCTACCTGCAACTGGGCGCGCTCTATGCCGAGCAAGGCAAACTGCAGCGAGCGCTGGCTGTCTACCGCGAAGCGTTGCATGCGCTGCCCTCGACGTACTATCAGCGTGATGTGCTTTATAACCGCATCGGCGATGTCTTCGGACGGTTGCAGCAGTGGAATGAAGCGGAGCGCTATCACTATGCGGCGCTGCAGTTGCAGCCGAATCAAGTGGCGGCGCACCTGTCGTATGGTATAACGCTGGCGCGAAAT AGCAGCCGCGCCGCAGAGGCGGAAGTGTGGTTCAAGCGCGCCTTGCAGTTGGCGCCACAGCAGTCGAGCGCGCATCACTATTACG CGGAGTTCCTCACTTCCCAAACGCGTAGTGAAGAAGCGCTCTTTTATCGCATACGCGCCGCTGAGCTCGCGCCTGACGACTACGCTTTAGTGGTGGCGGCCGCCACAGCGCTACGCCTGTCCGAGCGCAAAGCGGAAGCGGAAAGCTGGTACCGCAAG GCTGTTGCGATGCGTCCCAACGACGCGCATGCGCACACCAATCTGGGCGCCATACTCCATTTGCTGGGACGCACCAAGCATGCGGCGCACAGTTACCAAGAAGCCTTACGCTTGCAGCCTGGCGATCCGACAACACTGGGCAATCTCGCCAAACTGGGCGTCATAGAACCCAAATGA